The genomic segment CCGCACCGCCCGTTGACTGATCGCCCTGGGCTTTCATCGTTTCGAGAAAGGCGTTTGCCTGATCAAAAAACGAACGACGGTTGGAAAGGCCGGTAAGGTCGTCGCGATCTGCAAGTTGGCGCAGCCGCATCAGTTGCTTGAGCGTTTCGATGTTGTTGTCGATCCGGCATTGCAATTCTTCCGGCACGAAAGGGCGATAGATGAAATCCGAGGCGCCTGCTTTCAGAAACTGCGCAGACAGCATGCGATCCGTGGAAGCCGAAACGCCGACAATTCGCAGGTCCTGCGATGTGCGGCTAAGGCGGATGCGGCGGGTCAACTCGTGACCATCCATATCGGGCATCAGGTAATCGGTAATCACAAGCTGGATGGAAGGCTCGCTTGCCAGAATTTCCAACGCCTGCGCGCCGGAATGGGCTTCGCGAACGGTGAAATTCTGCCGCGCCAGAATTTCGACGAGGCTGGAGCGGGCGGCGCGCGCATCATCTACGACCAGAATGGAGAACTGCCGGTTGGTCAGAATTCGCTCGACGGTCTTGACCACCGTTTCCACGGTGCGATGGGTGTCCTTGACGATGTAGTCGATGATCTTCCGTTCCGCGTAGTGCAGTCGTGCCGTGTCATCGACAGTTCCGGTAAAGACGATCGTGGGCACATTGCGCTTCTCCAGCGCGGTCAGGATTTCGCCATTGGGTGCATCGGGAAGGTTGAGACCAGTCAACGCCAACGTAAACCGGTGTCGCTCGATCAGAATCTGTGCGTCTTTGAGAGTATCGCAGTGAAAAACATTCGCCGTCGTGTCGGCACTCAGTCGGGTTTTCAACAACATGGAAAGCGCGATAGAATCTTCGACGATTAGAATCTTGTCCTGCATGGCAATATCTCGATCTGAAAATACGATGATCTGAAAATGAATTTCGGTCGAAAGGCACTGCATCTGCCCGGAGATACCCGAAGAAGCTGCAATTACGCATGAAAAGATTGCAAAACATAAAATTCCAAGCCGCTTTCACGGTTTGGTTGTCGAATGACGAGTGACGCTGTGCGAGCGGCATCCACCTCAAAACAAAAACGGCGCCCGGTGGCGCCATTTGTCTGTCGTCAAAAAACTGTAGCGGCTAAAGTTGTGCTCACACCGTCTTCGGCTTGCGGGCCACCATCATGGCGGCGGCTGCGACGGCTCTCAGACCAAGCGGCTGATAATGGCTGTTGAGATCAGGTTTTGCCGGGGCTTCGGCTTTTTTCGTTTCGGTCATTCCACTCTCCAGAGGTCCTGTGCAAGCCTTCGATTCGCGGGCTTGCCTGATGACGTCTGTCGTGGGGAATCGTGACGAATTCGAGGCAATTTTAATCAATTGAAAATTGCACACTGCGACATTTCGTGTTCGGCCTGCGCCTCAAACCCGCCGCAATAAAGCTGGTGGTTGCCGTAGCGTCAGATGCCCCGATCCATGCCTACGCCATCATGATGATCGCCATGGGCGTCCTCATCGATGGTGAGCGTGCCGTAACGCTTGTGCCAGATGCGCGCACTGAATGGAAGGAAGACGAGATAGGCGAGAACCGTCACCACCAGAATTTCCCACGTAAAGCTCATTAGCAGCGCCACGTAGAGCACGACGATGAGAATGGCGGGCATGACGAGATCGCGGCGGATGCGGCTTTCGGACTTGCCCGACCAGACCGGCAGACGGCTGATGAGGAAGTAGCCGATCAGGACCGTGTAAGCGGCAGCGAAATACGCGAAGGTCTTGCCGGGCTCGATGCCGAGAAAACCGAGATAGACGGGCAGTAGCACCAGCATGGCACCCATGGGGGCGGGCACACCGACGAAGAATTCGTTCTGCCACGGTGCCTTGACCTCACGTTCGATCATGACGTTGAAGCGCGCGAGGCGCAGACCAGCAGCGATGACGTAGATGAGGGCCGCGATCCAGCCGAGTGAGCGGGCTTGATCAAGAAGGTACGCGTAGACGACGAGAGCCGGCGCAACACCGAAGTTGACGATATCCGCCAGCGAATCCATCTGCGCGCCGAACTTGGAGGTCGCCTTCATCATGCGGGCAAGACGTCCGTCGACACCATCCAGAAACGCCGCCAGCAGAACCATAGCAACAGCCAGTTCGAACCGGCCTTCGAAAGCAAGCCTGACACCGCTGAGGCCAGCACAAATGGCAAGCACGGTGACGAGATTGGGGATGATGAGCCGCAGCGGGATTTCCCGAAGGCGCGGCCCGCGACCGCTATCCTTGGTCATCTCGGGCTTGTCGTTGGTGCTGGGCGATGGTGTCGGCGTGTCCATAGTGCTCGCTTCCTATCGTCTGATCAGCCGCGACGGCTGATGACCGGACCCTTGGCAGAACCGAATTCCGCCAGAACGGTTTCACCGGCAATGGCTGTCTGGCCAACGGAAACGCGTGGCTGGAAGCCTTCCGGCAGGAAGATGTCCAGACGCGAACCGAAGCGGATGAGGCCGAAGCGCTCACCGGCATCGACGGGCTCGTTCGGCTTGACCCAGCAGACGATGCGGCGGGCGACCATGCCTGCGATCTGAACGACGCCGACCTTGCCGTGCGCCGTCTCGATGACGAGGCCGTTACGCTCATTGTCTTCCGACGCCTTGTCGACTTCGGCATTGAGGAAGAGGCCGGGACGATAGGCGACATTGATGATGCGGCCACGCACGGGCGCGCGGTTTACGTGGCAGTTAAAGACGTTCATGAAAACGGAAATGCGGACCATCGGCTCCTTGCCGAGTTCCAGTTCCAGCGGCGGGACCACGGTCATCACGGCGGAAACCTTGCCATCGGCAGGGCTGATAACGAGGTCGTCATCCTGCGGCGTGACGCGCTCTGGATCGCGGAAGAAATAGGCGCACCAGGCGGTCAGCACGAGGCCAACCCAGAACAGCGGTTCGGCTATCCAGCCAAGCACCAGCGATGCGACGAAGAAGGCGGCCACAAAGACATAACCTTCCTTATGGATCGGCACGATGGTGTTACGAATGGTGTCGAACAGGCTCATTGATCTTTCTTCTCCGA from the Agrobacterium vaccinii genome contains:
- a CDS encoding CDP-alcohol phosphatidyltransferase family protein, with amino-acid sequence MDTPTPSPSTNDKPEMTKDSGRGPRLREIPLRLIIPNLVTVLAICAGLSGVRLAFEGRFELAVAMVLLAAFLDGVDGRLARMMKATSKFGAQMDSLADIVNFGVAPALVVYAYLLDQARSLGWIAALIYVIAAGLRLARFNVMIEREVKAPWQNEFFVGVPAPMGAMLVLLPVYLGFLGIEPGKTFAYFAAAYTVLIGYFLISRLPVWSGKSESRIRRDLVMPAILIVVLYVALLMSFTWEILVVTVLAYLVFLPFSARIWHKRYGTLTIDEDAHGDHHDGVGMDRGI
- a CDS encoding phosphatidylserine decarboxylase, translated to MSLFDTIRNTIVPIHKEGYVFVAAFFVASLVLGWIAEPLFWVGLVLTAWCAYFFRDPERVTPQDDDLVISPADGKVSAVMTVVPPLELELGKEPMVRISVFMNVFNCHVNRAPVRGRIINVAYRPGLFLNAEVDKASEDNERNGLVIETAHGKVGVVQIAGMVARRIVCWVKPNEPVDAGERFGLIRFGSRLDIFLPEGFQPRVSVGQTAIAGETVLAEFGSAKGPVISRRG
- a CDS encoding GGDEF domain-containing response regulator; the encoded protein is MQDKILIVEDSIALSMLLKTRLSADTTANVFHCDTLKDAQILIERHRFTLALTGLNLPDAPNGEILTALEKRNVPTIVFTGTVDDTARLHYAERKIIDYIVKDTHRTVETVVKTVERILTNRQFSILVVDDARAARSSLVEILARQNFTVREAHSGAQALEILASEPSIQLVITDYLMPDMDGHELTRRIRLSRTSQDLRIVGVSASTDRMLSAQFLKAGASDFIYRPFVPEELQCRIDNNIETLKQLMRLRQLADRDDLTGLSNRRSFFDQANAFLETMKAQGDQSTGGAVAILDIDYFKKINDTLGHEAGDRALTKLARLLSDLCVPHGHLVARLGGEEFGLLLKGLSGEQAYDFCEAMREAVEKNGMYFSICDVALTISIGVVEIESNEPIGNQLTAADRLLYMAKENGRNRVYPDPVITQARAEGGRR